In Aulosira sp. FACHB-615, a single window of DNA contains:
- a CDS encoding PEP-CTERM sorting domain-containing protein translates to MTRTSFAVFIAAFALMCSGITTKAEAFSITPDRNGPTFILDQEKNSLKAIKHLEIFDNKYDVNFITGTFEDLSPTNRGITTFYRNQHLARQAGITLWQTLINFSDSSGNLFSSIEDVDGNLSHQWNIPFVFRDGLGAGWWRGIIDDNYIGFARVGRVNASTFDFTELTYANFQLSAKKSVPEPLTILGSLTAAGFGIAIKRKFGSMCQD, encoded by the coding sequence ATGACTCGAACATCTTTCGCTGTTTTCATAGCAGCATTCGCACTGATGTGCAGTGGTATCACCACCAAAGCTGAAGCTTTTAGCATTACCCCTGATCGAAATGGGCCAACATTTATTCTTGATCAAGAAAAAAATTCTTTAAAAGCTATCAAACACTTGGAAATTTTCGATAATAAATATGATGTAAATTTTATTACTGGAACTTTTGAAGATTTATCACCAACAAACCGAGGAATTACAACTTTTTACCGCAATCAGCATCTTGCCCGTCAAGCTGGTATAACTCTTTGGCAAACTTTAATTAATTTCTCCGACTCATCAGGTAATTTATTTTCCTCTATAGAAGATGTTGACGGAAACTTATCTCATCAATGGAATATTCCCTTTGTTTTTCGTGATGGTCTTGGCGCAGGTTGGTGGCGGGGAATAATTGATGATAATTATATTGGCTTCGCTCGCGTAGGCAGAGTTAACGCTTCAACTTTCGATTTTACCGAACTCACCTACGCCAACTTTCAGTTATCAGCAAAAAAATCTGTACCAGAACCTCTAACTATTTTGGGTAGCTTGACTGCGGCTGGCTTTGGTATCGCCATCAAAAGAAAATTTGGCTCTATGTGCCAGGATTAA
- a CDS encoding transglycosylase SLT domain-containing protein has product MLKQLKKNQVPIIIGAAVFAFSAGAMVSAPEIGKTVAQWLKINQTQSDELSEANKVKSAVFPLVAQSPVERAAKLEAIAKGSASADRNRARYLLASDLLETRDAQAALDLLTGLEKDYPVLAPYILLKQAQAQDLLGEQGKASDLRQKVLKAYPKEAAAAKALYLIGQPESQDRAIAQFPSHPLTWEIIRQRLQKNPNQPQLKLILAKYAYNQAGIVGILDQLVKQPNLKPADWETIGTAYWENTQFRKAAIAYTKAPKTAQTLYRIGRGLQIGGQSQEREKAIASYKQLVQQFPKAEETGTALLRLADMAKTRQDAIPYLNQVIAQFPEQAPTALATKAKILVGLNDQKSAQQAWDLLLGKYGDSDEAAEYRWKIALDKAKARDYVTAWEWAQPITTNNPNSILAPRAGFWVGKWAVRLGKQQEAKSAFEYVVSQFPQSYYAWRSANILGLNVGNFNNVRDLNPEVVPRLRPIPTAGSETFKELYLLAQDRDAWLQWETEFLNKKQPSVAEQFTEGLMRLARGENLSGIDIISKLEDRETAAEKEQYQALSKQITYWQARYPFPYLKEIEKWSAERKLNPLLVTGLIRQESRFEPEIKSVAGAVGLMQVLPSTGQWIASKNNLDGKNFDLTVPNDNISVGTLYLDYTHQKYGNNSLLAIASYNAGPGNVSKWLQTLPKEDPDEFVEEIPFDETKNYVRQVFGNYWNYLRLYNPEISGLVAKYSKEHPKLPTQ; this is encoded by the coding sequence ATGCTGAAGCAACTTAAAAAAAACCAAGTTCCTATAATTATTGGCGCGGCAGTTTTCGCCTTTTCGGCTGGCGCAATGGTGTCAGCACCGGAGATTGGCAAAACAGTGGCTCAATGGCTGAAAATAAATCAAACTCAGTCAGACGAACTATCAGAAGCCAACAAAGTCAAATCGGCTGTGTTCCCATTGGTGGCACAATCACCAGTGGAAAGAGCCGCAAAATTAGAAGCGATCGCTAAAGGCTCGGCTTCAGCAGACCGAAATCGCGCCCGCTATCTGTTAGCCAGTGATTTACTTGAAACCAGAGATGCTCAAGCAGCCCTAGATTTATTGACGGGATTAGAAAAAGACTATCCTGTATTAGCGCCATACATCTTGCTGAAACAAGCCCAAGCACAGGACTTGTTAGGTGAACAAGGCAAAGCTTCCGATTTGCGCCAAAAAGTCCTGAAAGCATATCCCAAAGAAGCGGCGGCGGCGAAAGCATTATATTTAATCGGTCAACCAGAATCTCAAGATCGGGCGATCGCCCAATTTCCTTCCCATCCCCTCACCTGGGAAATTATTCGCCAGCGATTGCAAAAAAATCCCAATCAGCCCCAGTTAAAATTAATTTTGGCGAAATATGCCTACAATCAGGCAGGAATCGTGGGCATATTAGATCAATTGGTAAAACAGCCCAACCTCAAACCCGCCGATTGGGAGACTATTGGCACAGCTTATTGGGAAAATACACAATTTCGGAAAGCTGCGATCGCTTATACAAAAGCACCCAAAACTGCCCAAACTCTCTACAGGATAGGGCGCGGCTTACAAATAGGTGGACAAAGCCAAGAAAGAGAAAAAGCGATCGCCTCCTACAAGCAATTAGTCCAGCAATTCCCCAAAGCCGAAGAAACGGGAACCGCATTGTTACGTTTGGCAGATATGGCTAAAACTCGCCAAGATGCCATACCATACCTCAATCAAGTCATTGCCCAATTCCCCGAACAAGCCCCCACCGCCCTAGCCACCAAAGCCAAAATTCTCGTAGGGCTGAATGATCAAAAATCGGCACAACAAGCCTGGGATTTACTACTAGGCAAGTATGGTGACTCTGATGAAGCGGCAGAATATCGCTGGAAAATTGCCCTAGATAAAGCCAAAGCCAGAGATTACGTCACAGCTTGGGAATGGGCGCAACCAATTACCACCAATAACCCGAACAGCATTTTGGCTCCCAGAGCCGGGTTTTGGGTAGGAAAATGGGCGGTTAGACTCGGCAAACAACAAGAAGCCAAATCAGCCTTTGAGTATGTAGTTAGCCAGTTTCCTCAGTCTTATTATGCCTGGCGATCGGCTAATATTCTGGGGCTGAATGTCGGCAACTTTAACAATGTCCGCGACCTCAACCCGGAAGTTGTGCCGCGCCTGCGCCCAATTCCCACCGCCGGTTCTGAGACCTTTAAAGAATTATATTTATTAGCTCAAGACCGTGATGCTTGGTTGCAATGGGAAACAGAATTTTTGAATAAAAAACAGCCCTCAGTTGCCGAACAATTTACTGAAGGTTTGATGCGTCTAGCTAGGGGCGAAAATCTTTCGGGAATAGATATTATTTCTAAGTTGGAAGATAGAGAAACAGCCGCAGAAAAAGAACAATATCAAGCCTTAAGTAAACAAATCACTTACTGGCAAGCCCGCTATCCATTTCCTTATCTCAAAGAAATTGAAAAATGGTCTGCCGAACGTAAACTAAATCCCTTACTAGTTACAGGATTAATTCGTCAAGAATCACGATTTGAGCCGGAAATTAAATCAGTGGCTGGTGCTGTTGGACTGATGCAAGTGTTACCCAGCACTGGTCAATGGATTGCTTCAAAAAATAATTTAGATGGGAAAAACTTTGATTTAACAGTTCCCAATGACAACATTAGTGTGGGTACATTGTATTTGGATTATACTCATCAAAAGTATGGGAATAATTCATTGCTGGCTATAGCGAGTTACAATGCTGGCCCTGGTAATGTTTCTAAATGGTTGCAAACTTTACCCAAAGAAGACCCTGATGAATTTGTCGAAGAAATTCCCTTTGATGAAACTAAAAATTACGTCCGTCAAGTTTTTGGTAATTATTGGAATTATCTGCGACTTTACAACCCAGAAATTTCGGGCTTAGTAGCAAAATACTCCAAGGAACATCCAAAATTACCAACTCAGTGA
- a CDS encoding glycosyltransferase, producing MVRQQKSREAIVGQHSLSVGILVDLEWGLYAGGHVKCWERFAEAAIDFPQIDLTIYYLGNKPQEIAIAPNVRYRILPPMLGTKHIPFLHERSRNTDLSPYHLGLVWQLRQHDVLHITSAFSFARTAHWIAQRYKVPLVCSTHTDLGSFTRIYSQEIIRRILVWEWLVNLIWERWKLGERLEQQMMRRWHKLISDSDWVLLSKPEDFPVMQKFVSQSRLSRLRRGIDQQRFHPQHRDRALLQTTFGIPPEVPVLLFVGRVDESKRIMTLAQAACQLLDQGYALHVLIVGEGTAKAKIQQLLAPHITLTGVLPQESLAWIYASADMFVFPSDSEISPNVVLEAKSSGLPVFVSAHSGSVQFIQQPDRDGIVITNSSPQAWAEALKPYLQDLQMRDGVSQAARQYIEQCHPSWREVFQEDLLPIWQKMKFLSHNKLGITSTGRRK from the coding sequence GTGGTAAGACAACAAAAGTCTAGAGAGGCAATTGTTGGACAACATTCCCTATCAGTTGGAATACTCGTGGATTTAGAGTGGGGATTGTATGCCGGCGGTCATGTGAAATGTTGGGAAAGATTTGCGGAAGCGGCAATTGATTTTCCCCAGATAGACTTAACAATTTATTACCTGGGAAATAAGCCCCAAGAAATAGCGATCGCGCCGAATGTACGTTACCGCATCTTGCCACCGATGTTGGGAACTAAGCACATACCATTTCTCCATGAACGTTCTCGCAATACCGACTTATCGCCCTACCATTTAGGTTTAGTTTGGCAACTGCGACAGCACGATGTTTTACACATTACCAGTGCCTTTAGTTTTGCACGCACAGCCCACTGGATAGCGCAACGGTACAAAGTTCCTTTGGTATGTTCCACTCACACAGATTTAGGCAGTTTTACACGGATTTACTCTCAAGAGATTATTCGCCGGATTTTGGTTTGGGAATGGTTAGTCAATTTGATATGGGAACGGTGGAAATTAGGTGAGCGCCTAGAACAACAAATGATGCGGCGCTGGCACAAGTTGATTAGCGATAGTGATTGGGTGTTGCTCTCCAAACCAGAAGATTTCCCGGTGATGCAAAAATTTGTCTCTCAGTCGCGCTTGTCTCGACTACGGAGAGGGATAGATCAGCAGCGATTTCACCCCCAACACCGCGATCGCGCTCTTTTACAAACTACCTTTGGTATCCCGCCAGAAGTCCCGGTACTGTTGTTTGTCGGACGGGTAGACGAGAGTAAACGCATCATGACCTTAGCTCAAGCTGCCTGTCAATTGCTAGACCAAGGATATGCTTTACACGTCTTGATTGTGGGTGAAGGCACTGCCAAAGCCAAGATACAGCAACTTTTAGCACCCCATATCACCCTAACCGGTGTGTTACCCCAAGAAAGCCTTGCTTGGATTTACGCCAGTGCAGATATGTTTGTCTTTCCCTCCGATAGTGAAATATCTCCGAACGTGGTGTTAGAAGCAAAATCATCAGGACTACCTGTATTTGTATCCGCCCATAGTGGCAGTGTGCAGTTTATCCAACAGCCTGATAGAGATGGCATTGTGATTACAAATTCTAGTCCCCAAGCTTGGGCAGAGGCGCTGAAACCTTATCTCCAAGATTTGCAGATGCGCGATGGTGTGAGTCAAGCGGCTCGCCAATATATTGAACAGTGTCATCCTTCTTGGAGGGAAGTTTTTCAAGAGGATTTATTACCCATTTGGCAGAAAATGAAATTTCTCTCTCATAATAAGCTGGGTATAACTAGTACAGGTCGGCGAAAATAA